ACGACGGCCGGCTCACCGACGGCCAGGGCCGCACCGTGAGCTTCACCAACGCCGTTTTCATCATGACCTCGAACGTCGGCTCGGCGGAGATCGCCGCCGAGCGGATCGACGAGAAGATCCGGGAGCGGATCGACACCGTGCTCGTCAAGACCTTCAAGCCCGAGTTCCTCAACCGGATCGACGACACGGTGATCTTCCACCGGCTTTCGAAGGACGACATCGGTCAGATCGTCGACCTGCAGATAGAGGATCTGACCAGGCGGGTAGCCGAGCGCGATATCGAGATCGAACTGACCGCAGACGCGAAAACCCTGCTGGGCAACCTCGGTTACGACCCGACCTACGGGGCGAGGCCGCTGAAACGGGTAATTCAAAAGCGGCTGGTAGACGCGCTAGCGCTGAAAATGCTCGAAGGCGAGTTCTCCGAAGGGGACCGGATCGTCGTGGGCGCCGAAGACGGTGAACTCATCTTCACGAAGTCGTAACCCATATCGGAGTCTCGACCGGTAAATTCCCTTGTTGAGTAACTCACTGAACAATCTCGCTCGGCAGGGCTCTTCTTTAGATACCCTTTGGGGTTCCCGTACTACTCTGCATCCCCCCGGGGGAGCGGTTGGGAGGGGCAAAAAACAACATGAACGAAGACCAGGATCGCCTCAGGCAGGCGGAACAACGGCTCGACGAGCCAGATTACCCCGAATCCGGAGGTCGGACACCGGGTGGCCTGACCTGGCCGATTCGCCGCTTTTACTGGGCCGTAGAGAAACGAATTCTCTGGCCGATCGGAGATTCCTTCAAGCGGTTCACGAAAACCCTGCGTTATCGCAGCCCGCTTGCATACATCGGTGCAACGATGCTGCTGGCCTTGACCGCGGCGGCCATC
The DNA window shown above is from Thermoleophilia bacterium and carries:
- a CDS encoding AAA family ATPase encodes the protein DGRLTDGQGRTVSFTNAVFIMTSNVGSAEIAAERIDEKIRERIDTVLVKTFKPEFLNRIDDTVIFHRLSKDDIGQIVDLQIEDLTRRVAERDIEIELTADAKTLLGNLGYDPTYGARPLKRVIQKRLVDALALKMLEGEFSEGDRIVVGAEDGELIFTKS